From one Thalassobaculum sp. OXR-137 genomic stretch:
- a CDS encoding ABC transporter permease produces MTTQEHAIAVVAADTQEPPPPRGQLRLFVDAFASNKLAVAGLVVFVLAILVALTADFIAPYDPNAQDLAVRLTGPSAVHWLGTDQYGRDLLSRVIHGTQISLMVGIVSITIATVCGVTGGALSGYLGGFVDDIIMRCMDVLLAFPALILAIGILAVLGPSIVNVVIVIAVVSTPQIARITRSAVLTQKEEEYVQAAIVIGLPMHVRLFKHVLLNCLAPITVQATLLVANAIIVETSLSFLGLGVRPPTPTWGTILFEGKDYILLGMWWMSVFPGVAIILAMLGLNLLGDGLRDALDPKIRGADA; encoded by the coding sequence ATGACTACCCAGGAGCACGCAATCGCGGTCGTCGCGGCCGACACCCAGGAGCCGCCCCCGCCACGCGGCCAGCTGAGGCTGTTCGTCGACGCCTTCGCCTCCAACAAGCTGGCGGTGGCCGGGCTGGTGGTGTTCGTCCTGGCGATCCTGGTCGCCCTGACCGCCGACTTCATCGCCCCCTACGACCCCAACGCCCAGGACCTGGCGGTCCGGCTGACCGGCCCCTCGGCCGTGCACTGGCTCGGCACCGACCAGTATGGCCGCGACCTGCTCAGTCGGGTGATCCACGGCACGCAGATCTCGCTGATGGTCGGCATCGTCAGCATCACCATCGCCACGGTCTGCGGCGTGACGGGCGGCGCGCTGTCGGGCTATCTCGGCGGCTTCGTCGACGACATCATCATGCGCTGCATGGACGTGCTGCTGGCCTTCCCGGCGCTGATCCTGGCCATCGGCATCCTGGCGGTGCTGGGCCCGAGCATCGTCAACGTGGTTATCGTCATCGCCGTGGTCTCGACCCCGCAGATCGCCCGCATCACCCGCAGCGCGGTGCTGACCCAGAAGGAAGAGGAATACGTCCAGGCCGCCATCGTCATCGGCCTGCCGATGCATGTCCGCCTGTTCAAGCACGTGCTGCTGAACTGTCTGGCGCCGATCACCGTGCAGGCCACCCTGCTGGTCGCCAACGCGATCATCGTGGAGACCTCGCTGAGCTTCCTCGGACTCGGGGTGCGGCCGCCGACCCCGACCTGGGGGACCATCCTGTTCGAGGGTAAGGATTACATCCTGCTCGGCATGTGGTGGATGAGTGTCTTCCCCGGGGTTGCTATCATCCTCGCCATGCTCGGCCTGAACCTCCTCGGCGACGGCCTGCGCGACGCTCTCGACCCGAAGATCCGGGGTGCCGACGCCTGA
- a CDS encoding ABC transporter permease translates to MNFWAYLAKRLLHAIPVYIGISIVIFSLIHLIPGDPAQAVLGDAATPEAIQSLREQWNLNEPLWEQFLIWFFNVLQGDLGRSLHTNQPVSEIIASRLPVTLTLTVSALVFSLIIALPVGILSAIKRNTIMDHVSRVIALLGISIPNFWLGLVFIIVFGVYLRWLPPGGFHFNKGFMPGVLSLILPAVSLGAFFAAISMRMVRSSMLEVMRKEYIETARAKGLAEQWVIRRHAIKNAFIPVITVIGLQTGTLLAGAVLTETIFFMPGIGRELITAMAKRDFPIIQGLILFFATVYVGINILVDLSYAFLNPKIEYS, encoded by the coding sequence ATGAATTTCTGGGCCTATCTCGCGAAACGGCTTCTGCACGCGATCCCGGTCTATATCGGGATCTCCATCGTCATCTTCTCGCTGATCCACCTGATCCCGGGCGACCCGGCCCAGGCGGTGCTGGGCGATGCGGCGACGCCGGAGGCGATCCAGTCCCTGCGCGAGCAGTGGAACCTGAACGAACCGCTCTGGGAGCAGTTCCTGATCTGGTTCTTCAACGTGCTGCAGGGCGATCTCGGCCGCTCGCTGCACACCAACCAGCCGGTCTCCGAGATCATCGCCTCGCGTCTGCCGGTGACCCTCACCCTCACGGTCTCGGCCCTGGTCTTCTCGCTGATCATCGCCCTGCCGGTCGGCATCCTCTCGGCGATCAAGCGCAACACGATCATGGACCACGTCTCGCGGGTGATCGCGCTGCTGGGCATCAGCATCCCGAACTTCTGGCTCGGCCTGGTGTTCATCATCGTCTTCGGCGTTTACCTGCGCTGGCTGCCGCCGGGCGGGTTCCACTTCAACAAGGGCTTCATGCCCGGAGTGTTGAGCCTGATCCTGCCGGCGGTGTCGCTGGGCGCGTTCTTCGCCGCGATCTCCATGCGGATGGTGCGCTCCTCCATGCTGGAGGTGATGCGCAAGGAATACATCGAGACCGCCCGCGCCAAGGGCCTGGCCGAGCAGTGGGTGATCCGGCGCCACGCGATCAAGAACGCCTTCATCCCGGTGATCACCGTCATCGGCCTGCAGACCGGCACCCTGCTCGCCGGCGCGGTGCTGACGGAGACCATCTTCTTCATGCCGGGGATCGGACGCGAGCTGATCACCGCCATGGCCAAGCGCGACTTCCCGATCATCCAGGGCCTGATCCTGTTCTTCGCGACCGTCTATGTCGGGATCAACATCCTGGTGGACCTGAGCTACGCCTTCCTCAACCCCAAGATCGAATACAGCTGA